The Methanocaldococcus jannaschii DSM 2661 genome has a segment encoding these proteins:
- the rpiA gene encoding ribose-5-phosphate isomerase RpiA produces the protein MSNEDLKLKVAKEAVKLVKDGMVIGLGTGSTAALFIRELGNRIREEELTVFGIPTSFEAKMLAMQYEIPLVTLDEYDVDIAFDGADEVEETTLFLIKGGGGCHTQEKIVDYNANEFVVLVDESKLVKKLGEKFPIPVEVIPSAYRVVIRALSEMGGEAVIRLGDRKRGPVITDNGNMIIDVFMNIDDAIELEKEINNIPGVVENGIFTKVDKVLVGTKKGVKTLKK, from the coding sequence GTGTCAAATGAAGATTTAAAATTAAAAGTAGCTAAGGAAGCAGTGAAGTTAGTTAAAGATGGAATGGTTATTGGATTAGGAACCGGTTCAACAGCAGCTTTATTCATCAGAGAACTTGGAAATAGAATTAGAGAAGAGGAGCTAACAGTCTTCGGAATTCCAACATCATTTGAAGCTAAAATGCTGGCTATGCAGTATGAAATTCCATTAGTTACATTAGATGAGTACGATGTTGATATTGCCTTTGATGGAGCTGATGAAGTTGAGGAAACAACTCTCTTTTTAATAAAAGGAGGTGGAGGCTGCCATACTCAAGAAAAAATAGTTGATTACAACGCAAATGAATTTGTTGTTTTAGTTGATGAAAGTAAATTAGTTAAAAAATTAGGGGAAAAGTTCCCAATCCCTGTGGAAGTTATTCCTTCAGCTTATAGGGTTGTAATAAGAGCTTTATCAGAAATGGGAGGAGAGGCAGTAATTAGATTAGGAGACAGAAAAAGAGGACCTGTTATAACAGACAACGGAAATATGATTATTGATGTATTTATGAACATAGATGACGCTATAGAACTTGAGAAAGAAATTAATAACATTCCTGGAGTAGTTGAAAATGGTATCTTTACAAAGGTAGATAAGGTTTTAGTTGGAACTAAAAAAGGAGTAAAAACACTTAAAAAATAA
- the pfkC gene encoding ADP-specific phosphofructokinase: MEIKKFIETIKGTKLFTAYNTNVDAIKYLKDEDVQKLVDEFNHKDIIERMEEYPRIIEEPLDFVARLVHSIKTGKPAEVPIKDDKKLHEWFDRIKYDEERMGGQAGIVSNLMATLQIDKIIVYTPFLSKKQAEMFVDYDNLLYPLVENGNLVLKKVREAYRDDPIKINRIFEFKKGLKFKLNGEEITAKQSTRFIVASRPEALRIEIKDDVRKFLPKIGEAVDCAFLSGYQAIKEEYRDGKTAKYYFERAEEDIKLLKKNKNIKTHLEFASISNIEIRKMVVDYILSNVESVGMDETEIANVLHILGYDELSNNILKDSFIEDVIEGAKILLDKFKNLEVVQVHTIYYILFVCRADNPLSKEELEECLEFSTILASTKAKLGNIRAIDDLHEGLKIPHNKYGDLLKEIAEKFNDNNYKIALSPSRYVEKPKSTVGLGDTISSGAFVYYVSLLNKKRMS, encoded by the coding sequence ATGGAAATAAAAAAATTTATTGAGACAATAAAAGGAACTAAGCTTTTCACAGCATATAATACAAATGTAGATGCAATAAAATATTTAAAAGACGAAGATGTACAAAAATTGGTAGATGAATTTAACCATAAAGATATAATAGAAAGAATGGAAGAATATCCAAGAATTATTGAAGAACCGTTAGATTTCGTTGCAAGGTTAGTTCATAGTATAAAGACGGGAAAACCGGCAGAGGTTCCAATAAAGGATGATAAAAAGTTACATGAGTGGTTTGATAGAATTAAATATGATGAGGAAAGAATGGGAGGACAGGCAGGGATTGTTTCTAATTTAATGGCTACCCTGCAGATAGATAAAATAATTGTTTATACTCCATTTTTATCAAAAAAACAGGCAGAGATGTTTGTTGATTATGATAATTTGCTTTATCCATTAGTTGAAAATGGAAATCTTGTATTAAAAAAAGTTAGAGAGGCATATAGAGATGACCCAATAAAGATAAACAGGATATTCGAATTCAAAAAAGGGTTAAAGTTTAAGTTAAATGGAGAGGAAATAACTGCTAAGCAATCTACAAGATTTATTGTTGCCTCAAGACCTGAAGCTTTGAGGATTGAGATAAAAGATGATGTTAGGAAATTTCTGCCGAAGATTGGAGAGGCTGTGGATTGTGCATTTTTATCTGGTTATCAGGCAATTAAAGAGGAATATAGAGATGGGAAAACAGCAAAATATTACTTTGAGAGGGCTGAAGAGGATATAAAATTATTAAAAAAGAATAAAAACATCAAAACCCACTTGGAATTTGCCTCCATATCAAATATAGAGATTAGAAAGATGGTTGTTGATTATATTTTAAGTAACGTGGAAAGCGTAGGAATGGATGAAACAGAGATAGCTAATGTTTTGCATATCTTGGGCTATGATGAGTTAAGCAATAATATTTTAAAAGACAGTTTTATTGAGGATGTGATTGAAGGGGCTAAGATATTACTGGATAAATTTAAAAACTTGGAGGTTGTTCAAGTTCATACAATATATTATATTTTGTTTGTTTGTAGGGCTGATAATCCACTATCTAAAGAAGAACTTGAAGAATGTTTAGAATTCTCTACTATCTTGGCATCAACAAAGGCAAAACTTGGAAATATAAGGGCAATAGATGATTTACATGAAGGTTTAAAAATCCCTCACAATAAATATGGGGATTTATTAAAGGAGATTGCTGAGAAATTTAACGATAATAATTATAAAATAGCTTTATCTCCATCAAGATATGTTGAAAAACCAAAATCTACAGTAGGTTTAGGAGATACAATATCAAGTGGGGCGTTTGTTTATTATGTATCTCTATTAAATAAAAAAAGAATGAGCTAA
- the pgi gene encoding glucose-6-phosphate isomerase: MLSYDYENALKVGEISLEDINKVDFANAYSNLMEKLDNGVVGFRDVIYDENLDKYKSLNGYENVVVIGMGGSILGTMAIYYAISPFNNNAYFIDNSDPEKTLSILKKVDLNESIIYIISKSGNTLETLVNYYLIKKRIEKLNSFKGKLVFITNGGKLKREAEKNNYDIFSIPENVPGRFSVFTAVGLAPLYSLGVDISKILEGAREMDKICQNEDILKNPALLNGVIHYLYDKRGKDISVIMSYVESLKYFGDWYKQLIGESLGKNKHGITPLLSIGAKDQHSLLQLYMDGKKDKIITFMVAKKYRLDEEIEFEDINDEKISCRYSDIIRSQQKATEIALTNNGVPNVRITLDEINEMAMGALLYMYEMQVGFMGELYNINAYNQPAVEEEKKICWRLIKQ; this comes from the coding sequence ATGCTAAGTTATGATTACGAAAACGCTTTAAAAGTTGGAGAAATAAGCCTTGAAGATATCAATAAAGTAGATTTTGCAAATGCATATTCAAACTTGATGGAGAAATTGGATAATGGAGTTGTAGGATTTAGAGATGTTATTTATGATGAGAACTTAGATAAATATAAATCTTTAAATGGATATGAAAATGTTGTAGTTATTGGAATGGGAGGCTCCATATTGGGAACAATGGCTATTTATTATGCAATTTCACCATTTAACAATAATGCCTATTTTATAGACAACAGCGACCCTGAAAAAACCCTCTCAATACTAAAAAAAGTTGATTTAAACGAATCTATAATTTATATTATTAGTAAATCTGGCAACACATTGGAAACTTTGGTTAATTATTATCTAATTAAAAAAAGAATTGAAAAATTAAATTCATTTAAAGGAAAACTTGTTTTTATTACTAATGGTGGGAAATTAAAGAGAGAGGCAGAGAAAAATAACTATGATATATTTTCAATTCCTGAAAATGTCCCTGGAAGGTTTTCAGTCTTTACTGCTGTTGGTTTAGCTCCTTTATATTCTTTAGGAGTTGATATATCAAAAATATTAGAAGGAGCAAGAGAGATGGACAAAATCTGTCAAAATGAAGATATTTTAAAAAATCCTGCACTTTTAAATGGGGTTATACACTACCTATATGATAAGAGAGGAAAGGACATCTCAGTTATTATGAGTTATGTTGAAAGCTTAAAATATTTTGGAGATTGGTATAAACAACTTATTGGAGAAAGTTTGGGAAAAAATAAGCATGGAATAACTCCTTTATTATCAATTGGAGCCAAAGACCAACATTCTTTATTGCAGTTGTATATGGATGGGAAGAAAGACAAGATTATAACATTCATGGTTGCTAAAAAATATAGGTTAGATGAAGAAATAGAATTTGAAGACATAAATGATGAGAAAATTTCTTGCAGATATTCAGATATAATTAGGAGCCAACAAAAAGCTACAGAGATAGCTTTAACAAATAATGGAGTCCCAAATGTAAGAATAACCCTTGATGAAATAAATGAGATGGCTATGGGGGCTTTACTATACATGTATGAGATGCAAGTTGGTTTTATGGGGGAGCTTTACAATATAAACGCCTACAATCAACCAGCAGTTGAAGAGGAGAAAAAAATTTGCTGGAGATTGATTAAACAATAA
- a CDS encoding glycogen synthase has translation MKIVILAPTITPIVSYGGLGDVMRDLPKFLKKGNEVVVLTLNHYNRYFTLPYEDIKKITVIYKGAKITFDVLRTKHPTTGVDLIVFSNESVNNLNVWDPIKYEIFADLVITYLDEVKDIDVVSGHDWMCGLAIAKCNDILDLPTTLTIHNEAFKGEMIEYKGEVMTFLELGIKYADAVNTVSPSHAEEIKNYPYIKKYLNNKPFCGILNGIDIDEYDPMKIIERMCNLSNNKLDPRNYAYISPYSAEDSHNIKPKIKYSWFYRGGVYEYVEDWNKIDKGISATDVEVHGGVDGDIETPLIGFVGRATHQKGFNTMFEAIPELLEKHDIRFVFLTKGDRDIEERLKNLANEHDGRILALIGYSLPLSSLVFAGSDWIIMPSYWEPCGLVQMEAMAYCTPVIATETGGLKDTIIPLHPNPYEHPNFDKATGVLFKVPDKVGFMWGVEHALNWTFYKLNEICMFMQYIRYKCPKHPYDENSPLSMMMKNCYYHVFRNLSWQNSPSIRKYKGLFGGAIYNHYLQP, from the coding sequence ATGAAAATAGTCATCCTTGCTCCAACAATAACCCCTATTGTCTCTTATGGAGGATTAGGGGATGTAATGAGAGACTTGCCAAAATTTTTAAAAAAAGGTAATGAAGTAGTTGTTCTAACTCTAAACCATTATAATAGGTATTTTACTCTTCCCTATGAAGATATCAAAAAAATAACTGTTATCTATAAAGGAGCTAAAATTACATTTGATGTTTTAAGAACAAAGCATCCAACGACAGGAGTAGATTTAATTGTATTTAGTAATGAAAGTGTCAATAACTTAAATGTTTGGGACCCTATTAAGTATGAAATTTTTGCTGATTTGGTTATTACATATTTAGATGAGGTTAAAGATATTGATGTAGTGTCTGGGCATGATTGGATGTGTGGTTTAGCTATAGCCAAATGCAACGATATTTTAGATTTACCAACAACCTTAACCATACATAATGAGGCATTTAAAGGAGAGATGATTGAGTATAAAGGGGAAGTTATGACATTTTTGGAGTTAGGAATTAAGTATGCAGATGCCGTTAATACAGTAAGCCCTTCTCATGCTGAGGAAATAAAAAACTACCCTTATATAAAAAAATACTTAAATAATAAGCCATTCTGTGGGATTTTAAATGGAATTGATATTGATGAATACGACCCCATGAAGATAATAGAAAGGATGTGCAACCTCTCAAACAACAAACTTGACCCAAGAAATTATGCTTATATCTCTCCCTATTCAGCTGAAGATTCCCATAATATAAAACCAAAAATAAAATATTCATGGTTTTATAGAGGAGGAGTTTATGAATATGTGGAAGATTGGAATAAGATTGATAAAGGAATATCAGCTACTGATGTTGAGGTCCATGGTGGGGTAGATGGAGATATAGAAACTCCATTAATTGGTTTTGTTGGAAGGGCGACACATCAAAAAGGTTTTAACACCATGTTTGAAGCAATTCCAGAACTTTTAGAAAAACATGATATAAGATTTGTATTTTTAACAAAGGGGGATAGAGATATTGAAGAGAGACTAAAAAATCTTGCAAATGAACATGATGGAAGAATCTTGGCATTGATAGGCTATTCCCTCCCACTCTCATCTTTAGTATTTGCTGGGAGTGATTGGATAATTATGCCTTCATACTGGGAACCGTGTGGTTTAGTGCAAATGGAAGCTATGGCATACTGCACTCCAGTCATAGCTACAGAAACTGGAGGTTTAAAAGATACCATAATTCCTCTTCATCCAAATCCTTATGAACATCCAAATTTTGATAAGGCAACGGGTGTTTTATTTAAAGTTCCAGATAAAGTGGGGTTTATGTGGGGGGTTGAGCACGCATTAAATTGGACATTCTATAAACTTAATGAAATATGTATGTTTATGCAGTATATAAGATATAAATGCCCTAAACATCCTTATGATGAGAACTCCCCATTATCTATGATGATGAAAAACTGCTACTATCACGTGTTTAGAAACTTAAGCTGGCAGAACTCCCCATCTATAAGAAAGTATAAGGGCTTATTTGGAGGAGCAATTTATAATCACTATCTACAACCATAA
- a CDS encoding glycosyltransferase family 4 protein: MKIAMVTWEYPPRIVGGLAIHCKGLAEGLVRNGHEVDVITVGYDLPEYENINGVNVYRVRPISHPHFLTWAMFMAEEMEKKLGILGVDKYDVIHCHDWMTHFVGANLKHICRMPYVQSIHSTEIGRCGGLYSDDSKAIHAMEYLSTYESCQVITVSKSLKEEVCSIFNTPEDKVKVIYNGINPWEFDINLSWEEKINFRRSIGVQDDEKMILFVGRLTYQKGIEYLIRAMPKILERHNAKLVIAGSGDMRDYLEDLCYQLGVRHKVVFLGFVNGDTLKKLYKSADVVVIPSVYEPFGIVALEAMAAGTPVVVSSVGGLMEIIKHEVNGIWVYPKNPDSIAWGVDRVLSDWGFREYIVNNAKKDVYEKYSWDNIAKETVNVYKIAMEMMGR, from the coding sequence ATGAAAATTGCTATGGTAACTTGGGAATATCCCCCAAGAATTGTTGGAGGGCTGGCAATTCATTGTAAGGGCTTAGCTGAGGGATTGGTTAGGAATGGGCATGAAGTAGATGTTATAACAGTTGGCTATGACTTGCCTGAGTATGAGAACATAAATGGGGTGAATGTTTATAGAGTAAGACCAATATCTCATCCACATTTTTTAACTTGGGCTATGTTTATGGCTGAAGAGATGGAAAAAAAGTTAGGAATTTTAGGAGTAGATAAATATGACGTTATTCATTGTCATGATTGGATGACGCACTTTGTTGGAGCTAATTTGAAACATATCTGCAGAATGCCGTATGTTCAATCAATACACAGCACTGAAATTGGAAGGTGTGGGGGGCTTTATTCAGATGACTCAAAAGCTATTCATGCAATGGAATACCTTTCAACTTACGAATCCTGTCAAGTAATAACCGTAAGTAAATCTTTAAAGGAAGAAGTTTGCTCTATATTTAATACTCCCGAAGATAAAGTTAAAGTTATCTACAATGGAATAAATCCATGGGAATTTGATATTAATTTAAGTTGGGAGGAGAAGATAAACTTTAGAAGGAGTATAGGAGTTCAAGATGATGAAAAAATGATTTTATTTGTTGGAAGATTAACATATCAAAAGGGAATAGAGTATTTAATAAGAGCAATGCCAAAAATTCTTGAAAGACATAATGCAAAATTAGTTATTGCAGGTTCTGGAGATATGAGGGATTATTTGGAAGATTTGTGCTATCAGCTTGGTGTTAGGCATAAGGTAGTGTTTTTAGGATTTGTTAATGGAGATACGTTAAAAAAACTCTATAAATCTGCGGATGTTGTTGTAATTCCATCAGTTTATGAGCCATTTGGTATAGTTGCTTTAGAGGCAATGGCTGCTGGCACACCAGTAGTTGTTAGCTCAGTTGGGGGCTTAATGGAAATTATAAAGCATGAGGTCAATGGGATTTGGGTCTATCCAAAAAATCCCGATTCAATTGCCTGGGGTGTGGATAGGGTTCTATCGGATTGGGGATTTAGAGAATATATAGTCAATAATGCCAAAAAGGATGTGTATGAAAAATATAGTTGGGATAATATAGCTAAAGAGACAGTAAATGTTTATAAAATAGCTATGGAGATGATGGGACGATAA
- a CDS encoding winged helix-turn-helix domain-containing protein, translating into MEDMWGKIGETAGKIYHLLEGGEKSLSQIEKILRKEGYNSNIVKMAIGWLAREDKIFVLKDDKKWVIKLK; encoded by the coding sequence ATGGAAGACATGTGGGGAAAAATAGGAGAAACTGCTGGAAAAATCTACCATTTATTAGAAGGAGGGGAAAAATCCCTCTCCCAGATAGAGAAAATCTTAAGAAAAGAGGGTTATAACTCAAATATTGTAAAGATGGCTATTGGATGGCTGGCAAGAGAAGATAAAATATTTGTGTTAAAAGATGATAAAAAGTGGGTAATTAAGCTGAAGTAA
- a CDS encoding ATP-binding protein: MKFFNREKEINKILSIIEGEPNNIYFIYGSLNSGKSTLMREIVVNRLDISKYIPFFIDFRTRNILNVDNFIECLFEVDEKSEIDDFREYAKSLADLLVKGSEEISKYYLGMPIKIPKPFFDKIFNKKDKSADVYQYIEYLFAKLNEKGKKPILIFDELQMIKEITLNGNRKLLWSLFQFLVALTKVQHLCHVFCLSSDSLFIEYVYKTGELEGRADYILVDDFDKQTALKFIDFLAKEILNKKLPKDEKELIYSYVGGKPVLIIKVIDKLRYENLNDILDFMLKDATQKLKYFLNDLDYIKPKVEVGDEVIELKKEDIVKALKLFKDSYEISDSEVAKPIYVYLVKKNILFLNPIEGILKPQSFLIWNAIKRLL; the protein is encoded by the coding sequence ATGAAATTCTTCAATAGAGAAAAGGAAATTAATAAAATCCTATCTATTATTGAAGGAGAACCAAATAATATTTATTTTATCTATGGTTCTTTAAACAGTGGAAAATCAACTCTAATGAGGGAAATAGTAGTTAATAGATTAGACATATCTAAGTATATTCCGTTTTTTATTGATTTTAGGACAAGGAATATTTTAAACGTTGATAATTTTATTGAATGTTTATTTGAAGTGGATGAAAAATCAGAAATAGACGATTTTAGGGAATATGCCAAATCATTAGCTGATTTGTTGGTTAAAGGTAGTGAAGAGATTAGCAAATACTATTTGGGCATGCCCATTAAAATACCAAAACCATTTTTTGATAAGATTTTTAATAAAAAGGATAAATCAGCGGATGTTTATCAATATATAGAATATTTATTTGCAAAATTAAACGAAAAAGGTAAAAAACCAATTTTAATATTTGATGAGTTGCAAATGATTAAAGAGATAACTTTAAACGGAAATAGGAAGTTATTATGGAGTTTATTCCAATTCTTAGTTGCCTTAACTAAAGTCCAACATTTATGCCATGTTTTCTGCTTAAGTTCTGATAGTTTATTTATTGAATATGTTTATAAGACTGGAGAATTAGAGGGAAGAGCTGATTATATTTTAGTGGATGACTTTGACAAACAAACGGCTTTAAAGTTTATAGATTTTTTAGCTAAAGAAATTTTAAATAAAAAACTCCCTAAGGATGAAAAAGAGTTGATATATAGTTATGTAGGGGGAAAACCAGTTTTGATAATAAAAGTTATTGATAAGTTAAGATATGAAAATTTAAATGATATTTTGGACTTTATGCTTAAAGATGCCACTCAAAAGTTGAAGTATTTCTTAAATGACTTGGATTATATAAAGCCAAAGGTTGAAGTTGGAGATGAAGTTATTGAACTTAAAAAAGAAGATATTGTTAAAGCATTAAAATTATTTAAGGATAGTTATGAAATTAGTGATAGTGAAGTAGCAAAGCCAATTTATGTGTATTTAGTTAAGAAAAATATATTATTTTTAAATCCTATTGAAGGAATTTTAAAACCGCAGAGCTTTTTAATCTGGAATGCTATAAAGAGATTATTGTAA
- a CDS encoding glycoside hydrolase family 15 protein, translated as MGGIVGNNSLLAKIGDYGEIEYLFYPQVGYETHFFDSALAVYDKKVKWHWDDDWDITQKYIEETNIFKTILEDDKIILTIKDFVPVSHNVLIRRVYIKNKLDKKLNFKLFFYENLRIGENPITNTVKFLEDGCIVKYNGKYIFCIGSDKRIDSFQCGNRYSKTSAYIDIENGILKEHKESSGLLTDSAISWNIKIDEKRSLAFNIYILPQRFDGDFSIITEQLKIIMNNSENIKNLSMNYWKHIIGEINRFIHPELRQNNKIYSITKRALMTLLMLCDKEGGIIAAPSLHPDYRYVWGRDGSYISIALDLFGIRNIPDRFFEFMSKIQNADGSWLQNYYVNGKPRLTAIQTDQIGSILWAMDVHYRLTGDRKFVERYWNTIEKAANYLRLVALNFTPCFDLWEERFGVFAYTMGATYAGLKCAYSMSKAVNKRDKVKDWGKTIEFLKHEVPKRFYLEDEERFAKSINPLDKTIDTSILGLSYPFNLIDVDDERMIKTAEAIEKAFKYKVGGIGRYPEDIYFGGNPWIITTLWLSLYYRRLYKVLKEKDDNGADIYLQKSKKLFNWVMKYSFDGLFPEQIHKELGVPMSAMPLGWSNAMFLIYVYENDKVIIP; from the coding sequence ATGGGTGGAATCGTTGGAAACAATAGTTTATTAGCCAAAATTGGAGATTATGGGGAAATTGAATACCTTTTTTATCCCCAAGTTGGTTATGAAACTCATTTCTTTGACTCTGCATTGGCAGTTTATGATAAAAAAGTAAAGTGGCATTGGGATGATGATTGGGATATAACCCAAAAATACATTGAGGAAACGAACATATTTAAAACTATCTTAGAAGATGATAAGATTATATTAACCATTAAAGATTTTGTGCCAGTATCTCACAACGTGCTTATAAGAAGAGTGTATATAAAAAATAAACTCGATAAAAAATTAAATTTTAAGCTCTTTTTTTACGAAAATTTGAGAATTGGTGAAAACCCAATAACAAATACAGTTAAATTCTTAGAAGATGGTTGTATCGTTAAATATAATGGAAAATATATTTTTTGCATTGGAAGTGATAAAAGAATAGATTCATTTCAGTGTGGAAATAGATACAGTAAAACAAGTGCTTACATAGACATAGAAAATGGGATATTGAAGGAGCATAAAGAGAGTTCTGGATTATTAACCGATAGTGCAATATCATGGAATATAAAGATTGATGAAAAAAGAAGTTTGGCATTCAACATCTACATACTTCCACAAAGATTCGATGGAGATTTTTCAATAATAACTGAACAACTAAAGATTATAATGAATAACAGTGAAAACATTAAAAATCTCTCAATGAATTATTGGAAACATATTATAGGGGAGATAAATAGATTTATACATCCTGAGCTTAGGCAAAATAATAAGATTTATTCTATAACTAAAAGGGCTTTAATGACACTTTTAATGTTATGTGATAAGGAAGGAGGGATTATAGCGGCTCCATCTCTACATCCAGATTATAGATACGTGTGGGGAAGAGATGGAAGTTATATCTCAATTGCTTTGGACTTATTTGGCATAAGGAACATTCCAGACAGATTTTTTGAATTCATGTCTAAGATACAAAATGCAGACGGTTCATGGCTACAAAATTATTATGTTAATGGAAAACCACGATTAACTGCAATACAGACTGACCAAATTGGTTCCATATTATGGGCAATGGATGTGCATTACAGATTAACTGGGGATAGAAAGTTCGTTGAGAGATACTGGAACACTATAGAGAAAGCTGCTAATTATTTAAGGTTGGTAGCTTTAAACTTTACTCCATGCTTCGATTTGTGGGAAGAGAGGTTTGGAGTATTTGCTTATACAATGGGAGCTACTTACGCTGGATTGAAATGTGCATACAGCATGAGTAAGGCAGTGAATAAAAGGGATAAAGTTAAGGATTGGGGAAAAACCATAGAATTTTTAAAACATGAGGTTCCAAAGAGATTTTATTTGGAAGATGAGGAAAGATTTGCTAAATCAATAAATCCTTTAGACAAGACGATAGACACAAGCATATTGGGTTTAAGTTACCCTTTCAATTTGATTGATGTTGATGATGAGAGAATGATAAAAACAGCCGAAGCAATTGAAAAAGCTTTCAAATATAAGGTTGGAGGGATTGGGAGATATCCAGAAGACATTTACTTTGGAGGCAATCCATGGATTATAACCACATTATGGCTTTCTTTGTATTATAGAAGGTTATACAAGGTTTTAAAAGAAAAAGATGATAATGGGGCAGATATTTATCTACAAAAATCTAAGAAGTTGTTTAATTGGGTGATGAAATACAGCTTTGATGGGCTGTTTCCAGAGCAAATTCATAAAGAATTAGGTGTGCCAATGTCCGCTATGCCTTTAGGCTGGAGCAATGCAATGTTCCTCATTTATGTGTATGAGAATGATAAGGTCATAATACCATAA
- a CDS encoding glycoside hydrolase family 57 protein — translation MLITFNFEVHQPHRLNKEINQNGNTLWEKYVDTKLNKEVFNKVANKCYIPTNELILELIDEYDFKVNYSITGVFVEQALEFNDYVLDLFKDLVKTGNVELIAETYHHSLTSLFETEDEFIEDIEMHRKMYKEIFGFKAKVFRNTELIYNNRIAKIAKDLGFKAIFTEGIEKILGWRSPNYLYQSPDGMKILLRNYRLSDDIGFRFSARDWDQYPLTADKYAIWLASTPGEVINIYMDYETFGEHHWKETGIFEFLRYLPIEIAKHEHLEVVNVSEVVDRLEPRGEIYVHEFATISWADTERDVSAWLGNKMQRISFEKLKDIGKFIKENSNKLKKLNKFDEIYKMYKVLQTSDNLYYQSIKGLSDMSVHNYFSHFDTPFDAYASYLNILYDFEYYIKELLAKSEFDKNNRRKDGQKQYEKDDEVKKESLINTNIIVAKDDKTESIYIEDEEGKKNKRYERDEGFIIA, via the coding sequence ATGTTAATAACGTTTAATTTTGAGGTGCATCAACCACATAGGCTAAATAAGGAGATAAACCAAAACGGAAATACTTTATGGGAAAAGTATGTAGATACAAAATTAAATAAAGAAGTTTTTAATAAAGTGGCTAATAAATGCTACATTCCTACAAATGAGTTGATATTGGAGCTTATTGATGAATATGATTTTAAAGTTAATTATTCAATTACTGGGGTTTTTGTAGAGCAAGCTTTGGAATTTAATGATTACGTGTTGGATTTATTTAAGGATTTGGTAAAAACTGGCAATGTTGAGTTGATAGCTGAAACATATCATCACTCACTAACAAGTCTATTTGAAACTGAAGATGAGTTTATTGAAGATATTGAGATGCATAGAAAGATGTACAAAGAAATATTTGGTTTTAAAGCCAAGGTGTTTAGAAATACTGAGCTAATATACAACAACAGAATTGCAAAGATAGCAAAAGATTTAGGGTTTAAAGCGATATTTACTGAGGGAATTGAGAAAATCTTAGGCTGGAGGTCTCCAAACTATCTTTACCAATCACCAGATGGTATGAAAATTCTGTTAAGGAATTATAGGTTGAGTGATGACATTGGCTTTAGATTTTCAGCAAGAGATTGGGACCAATATCCATTAACAGCTGATAAATATGCTATTTGGTTAGCTTCAACTCCTGGGGAAGTTATAAACATATATATGGACTATGAGACATTTGGAGAACATCACTGGAAAGAAACTGGAATATTTGAGTTTTTGAGATATTTGCCTATAGAGATAGCTAAGCATGAACATTTAGAGGTTGTTAATGTCAGTGAGGTTGTTGATAGATTAGAGCCAAGAGGAGAGATTTACGTGCATGAATTTGCCACGATATCATGGGCTGACACTGAGAGGGATGTAAGTGCATGGTTAGGGAATAAGATGCAAAGAATATCGTTTGAAAAACTAAAAGATATTGGTAAATTTATAAAAGAGAACTCAAACAAATTAAAAAAACTTAATAAATTTGATGAAATATATAAGATGTATAAGGTCTTACAGACAAGCGATAATCTTTATTATCAATCCATTAAGGGGCTTAGTGATATGAGTGTTCATAACTATTTCAGCCATTTTGACACTCCATTTGATGCCTATGCAAGTTATTTAAACATTTTATATGATTTTGAATATTATATAAAAGAATTGTTAGCTAAATCGGAATTTGATAAAAATAATAGACGGAAAGATGGACAAAAGCAATATGAAAAGGATGATGAAGTAAAAAAGGAAAGTTTAATAAATACAAATATTATAGTTGCAAAAGATGATAAAACAGAAAGTATTTATATTGAGGATGAAGAGGGTAAAAAGAATAAAAGATATGAAAGAGATGAAGGATTTATAATTGCATGA